One window from the genome of Jiangella alba encodes:
- a CDS encoding MFS transporter, whose translation MSMLQFFIAVDVTVVNIALPSIGADFGVDGHALTWVVVGYTVTGGGLLLLGGRLGDLLGRRRMLLLGTGLFGAASLLAGLAPTFDLLVVARLLQGAGEAIALPAAMATIVLMFPEGPRRSRALSVWAAVASCGLVLGFVLSGIITAHLGWRWIFLVSVPFIAVVLLAAAVLIDGDRPPVAGDAPALDLPGALLLTACPLLFAFGVVEAGGSGTSAWVIAAALAGAVAAGAGFVRVEARSRHPLLPLRFFAHRTRVAANLTTMLLSGALSTSFLLFTFYLQDRLGIGPMGAGLTMLPLAVSLIAFSMLVPRLLARWGARACVLAGIGFTAAAIAAIALVSALDAGGAAMIPAMLLIAAGMGFGIVGLQYLAVSGVTEDDAGIASGIQRAADQLGGATGVAICVGIGFAPALHSHDPFLVATLLAAAGLVAGAVVAWRMPAPAPVLRERAV comes from the coding sequence ATGTCCATGCTGCAGTTCTTCATCGCGGTCGACGTGACCGTGGTCAACATCGCCCTGCCCTCGATCGGCGCCGACTTCGGCGTCGACGGTCACGCCCTGACCTGGGTGGTGGTCGGGTACACGGTCACCGGCGGCGGGCTGCTGCTGCTCGGTGGCCGGCTGGGCGACCTGCTCGGACGGCGGCGCATGCTGCTGCTCGGCACCGGGCTGTTCGGCGCCGCGTCGCTGCTGGCGGGCCTGGCCCCCACGTTCGACCTGCTGGTGGTGGCGCGGCTGCTGCAGGGCGCGGGCGAGGCCATCGCGCTGCCGGCCGCGATGGCCACCATCGTCCTGATGTTCCCCGAGGGTCCGCGGCGGTCGCGGGCCCTGAGCGTGTGGGCGGCGGTGGCCAGCTGCGGTCTCGTGCTCGGGTTCGTCCTGTCCGGCATCATCACCGCCCACCTGGGGTGGCGATGGATCTTCCTGGTCTCGGTCCCGTTCATCGCGGTCGTGCTGCTGGCGGCCGCCGTCCTGATCGACGGCGACCGGCCGCCGGTGGCCGGGGACGCCCCGGCGCTGGACCTGCCGGGCGCGCTGCTGCTGACCGCGTGCCCGCTGCTGTTCGCCTTCGGCGTGGTCGAGGCCGGTGGATCCGGAACCTCCGCCTGGGTGATCGCGGCGGCGCTGGCCGGAGCGGTGGCCGCCGGGGCCGGGTTCGTGCGGGTCGAGGCGCGCTCCCGCCATCCGCTGCTGCCGCTGCGCTTCTTCGCCCACCGCACGCGGGTGGCGGCCAACCTGACCACGATGCTGCTGAGCGGCGCGTTGTCGACCTCGTTCCTGCTGTTCACCTTCTACCTGCAGGACCGGCTGGGCATCGGCCCGATGGGCGCGGGCCTGACGATGCTGCCGCTGGCGGTCTCGCTGATCGCGTTCTCCATGCTCGTGCCCCGCCTGCTGGCCCGCTGGGGCGCACGCGCGTGCGTGCTGGCCGGCATCGGGTTCACCGCGGCCGCGATAGCGGCGATCGCGCTCGTCTCGGCCCTCGACGCAGGAGGGGCAGCGATGATCCCGGCCATGCTCCTGATCGCGGCCGGGATGGGGTTCGGCATCGTGGGGCTGCAGTACCTCGCGGTCAGCGGCGTCACCGAGGACGACGCCGGTATCGCCTCGGGCATCCAGCGGGCGGCCGATCAACTGGGCGGCGCGACCGGGGTCGCGATCTGTGTCGGGATCGGGTTCGCGCCGGCCCTGCACTCCCACGATCCCTTCCTGGTCGCCACCCTGCTGGCCGCCGCCGGGCTCGTGGCCGGCGCGGTCGTGGCCTGGCGCATGCCCGCGCCCGCACCGGTCCTGCGGGAGCGAGCTGTGTGA